The following nucleotide sequence is from Candidatus Aminicenantes bacterium.
AGCTGGGCCCGAGACAAATGGTCCCGCAAAAGGGAGCGTTCCAGCCAGCCGGTGAACGTAACACGTGCGGCAATTCCTAACTTCACGGCCAGCCTTTCCAGCCGAGCCCGCTCCGGACCGTCCCCGGCCACGATCAACTCCCAGCTGATTGTGGAACCCAGTCCGGCCAGCGCTCGCAACGTGACATCCACGTTTTTGAGTTTGGTCAACCGGCAGGCGGTAATGATGCGCAACGGTTGTCCCGCCAGTGGTTCACACAGCCGGTTTTCTCTTGCGGCGTCTGAACGGAAACCCGCGGAATCAAGGCCCGACCAGGCGGTCCGGCTACGGGACTCGAGTTCGGGAAAACGTTTCAAGAGCCGACGACTTACCGCCAGCGACCGCGGCGCCAACCGGTTCGCCTGCTGAAAAACGCGTTTCAAGCGCGTTTCTCCCAGCATACGCGGCCCGTGAACCAGGTCGCCCATGTGTACCGCGGCTACCAGGGGCAGGCGGTTTCTTTTCGCCAGGCGCGCGGCCAAATAAAGATTGAAGCCCAGGTGGCCCACCATGACGTCGGGTTGAATGCGATTCATGACCCGTTGCAGGAATCCCGAAAAAAACCAGGGCCGGGCCGGAAATTTGGGCACCGCAACGCTCATCACGTCCACCCCCTCAAGTTGCCACCGGGATGGCATCGACCGCTTGCGCAATCTCCAGTTTGGAGTGCAATACGGGCGCAGCACCCATACCTGGTTGTCAAGCGCCCATTGGCGGCAGAAGCGGTGCAGGGCGAAAACCGAGGGGTCCGCCTCCTGTGCTTCGGGATAAAGATCCGTCAGCATTAAAATTTTCATTGTAATTGATCCTGAACACGAGCACGGCGATACAGCAAACGCTTGGCAAAGAAACGTGCCCGCCAGCAGGGATCGACCCGGGCGGCGACTGTGCGGATCCGTTCCATGCCCGGATCAGACAATCTCCAGCCTTTCGTTTCAGCCAGGTCCACCCACAGGTACATGCGCGACTGGCGGGCGCGGAACCGGTCCATAAGGGATACGTCCACGCCGTTCAACACGGTTTCCAGGACACGGTAACGCTCCTCGATCTCCCGGGGATTCCCGCTCATGGTAGAACGCACTGTCTGCGAGTGGCAGCGCGTGGCGTTGAGGGCCCGTTCCGAAAAACAGATGTCCCGGTTCAGCAACACGCGCACATAGGTCATCCAGTCCCCGCACAAACGCATGGATTCATCCGCGCCCCCGGCATCGAGAAAAGCCCGGCGGCGAAACAGTACGGCGCTGGCGTTGGGAATGGTACAGCGATGTACCAGGTAGCGCGCCACTTCGTCCCGCCCGGAGTTGCGAAAAGATCGCTGCCACCTCCCCGGCCATAACCGCTCCAGGAAGGGCGGCGCCTCATCAACTGTTATTCCGCTCTCATCCACTATCCGCGACTGGCAATAAACCAGGCCCAGGCGGGGATCCGAATCCAGCAGCGGCACCAGGTGTTCCAGAAAATTCACTTCAGCCAGGTCATCGGCCTCGGCGATCCAGACAAACTCGCCCCGGGCCATGTCCACTCCCCGGTTCCACTGCGCGAAGGGACTGCCGGAATTGGTCTCGTTGATATGGATCCGGACCCGTGAGTCGGAGACATACTTTTCAATCACGACAAGCGAATCATCGGTTGAGGCGTCATCCAGCAGAATCAACTCAAAATCACTGTACGTCTGGTCCAGAATACTTTGTAAGCGCTGGCCCAGGAAGCGCGCGCAGTTGTAGTTGGGCACCACCACGCTCACTGGCGGCCCAGAAAAATCGGCCATATCATATGACTCCTGAAAAGAGATGAAATTCCGGTCAGATTCCGGAAAATCCTGTTTTATCAAAAGAATGCCTCTTTGCACT
It contains:
- a CDS encoding glycosyltransferase family 4 protein: MKILMLTDLYPEAQEADPSVFALHRFCRQWALDNQVWVLRPYCTPNWRLRKRSMPSRWQLEGVDVMSVAVPKFPARPWFFSGFLQRVMNRIQPDVMVGHLGFNLYLAARLAKRNRLPLVAAVHMGDLVHGPRMLGETRLKRVFQQANRLAPRSLAVSRRLLKRFPELESRSRTAWSGLDSAGFRSDAARENRLCEPLAGQPLRIITACRLTKLKNVDVTLRALAGLGSTISWELIVAGDGPERARLERLAVKLGIAARVTFTGWLERSLLRDHLSRAQLFVMVSAPETFGLVYLDAMAAGCLVVGAKNEGIDGIVKHQRNGWLCPPGDPDALAAVLREVDSLGADSRQRMARESRRTVAALTEEAAAGNYLDILREAVNAGER
- a CDS encoding glycosyltransferase, with protein sequence MADFSGPPVSVVVPNYNCARFLGQRLQSILDQTYSDFELILLDDASTDDSLVVIEKYVSDSRVRIHINETNSGSPFAQWNRGVDMARGEFVWIAEADDLAEVNFLEHLVPLLDSDPRLGLVYCQSRIVDESGITVDEAPPFLERLWPGRWQRSFRNSGRDEVARYLVHRCTIPNASAVLFRRRAFLDAGGADESMRLCGDWMTYVRVLLNRDICFSERALNATRCHSQTVRSTMSGNPREIEERYRVLETVLNGVDVSLMDRFRARQSRMYLWVDLAETKGWRLSDPGMERIRTVAARVDPCWRARFFAKRLLYRRARVQDQLQ